The Phyllopteryx taeniolatus isolate TA_2022b chromosome 4, UOR_Ptae_1.2, whole genome shotgun sequence genome includes the window atactgagcaaatggtctgaatacttatggctgtttgatatttcagtttttcttttttaataaatctgataAACTTTCaaccattccatttttttttctgtcaatatggggttctgtgtgtacatcattaatgtggaaaaaaatgaacttaaatgtttttaccaaatggctgcaatataaaaaaagagtaaaacatttaaggggttctgaatactttccgtgcccactgtaTGTAACATAGGCAGAATAGAAACGAGGGAATATAAGCATTATAGGTGACGGAGAATAGGTGACCAGGCAATACAGACAACACAGGTGGCATAAATGATATGGATCACACCGGTGACCCCAGCAAAATCGGcatctggaacatgctatttttggaatattaatttgtttttgttgttaagcCATTCATCTATGGCATCTAATTAACAGATTTGGAAATGggaaggggcggcacggtggacgactacctcacagttcagaggacccaggttaaaatccagccttgcctgcgtagagtttgcatgttcactccgtgcctgcgtgggttttctccgggtactccagtttcctcccacattatcCCATCCCCAAATCATGCAttgtcggttaattgaagactgtaaataaTCCgtatttgtgaatgtgagtgtgaatggttgcttgtttctatgtgccctgtgatttgctggcgaccagttcagggtgtaccccacctctcgcccagagtcagctgggataggctccagcaggaccgtgacactagtgaggataagcggtccggaaaatggatggatggaaataggaagcacactaattcctcacggctcatgaaagcgacccgCCAGAATTTGCCACTAGTCACTGCGACAACAAGCACAACAGCATGGTAAGTTTggacttttcaaacattttcaagtttttttatattaatttagAATAACTTTGGACGTAAAATTGGAGTCACCTCACCTGGTTCAATTCTTTAATTCATCTGGGGAAACAGCTCACTATGATGCATTGCTTGCCCTGATggatgaagttttttttgttttgttgtttttaacggacaatcggccGTAAGGGACGACCCCTCACCTCTATTAGTCCGTTACATTCAGGTTCCATCCACTGTATATGCAAATAACCCAGAAGCACTGTCATGTCAGAGCCAAACGCTAACCAGAGCTGCAGCATTATCACTGTTAGCTTATGATAAGCGCAACATGTTACTAGATTATTCGGTGAAGTGAGGGCTGTTTGGCATTATGCACGAAGTCTCCGCTGCATGCACCGCCTAACAGAACCCAAATGGGCAAGTGTAATTtggcggcttggtgatgaagagCTGCCTTtgcgagtgaaaatacaatctgtGCTTGTGCTGTCTTTATGGCCGCTCGCGTTTTTCTTCACACTCTGGGCGAGTAGTAACTTCCTTGCAGCTTGTCTTGACACAACACGCAGACATGTAATTAACACAtcatatgtctcctttaatgtAAACGTTTAGTAACTCTCAGCTATTGTGACAAGACCGTGAACTTGTCAAGCCAGTGGAGTCTCCGCAAACTGTTTCCATGttcaaatacacattttcacCCACCCTCCCTCCTTCTCACAGGCCCACACATGCTCAAGTGATGCAGACGTGGAGGAAGAGACTCCGCACACAGCATCCACTGGGCGAATTAGCTGAAGAGGGCCTTGTTAAAAAGCTTGCGTGCCTGGCAAAAGCAACACTTAAACTTACACTCCCTCTGCTGGGAAAACATTCTCTGTATTCACCGTGGCTCTTTTGTTTTACCCATCACCCGTCCCTTCACGCTTGACAGAGCGAGGAGCCGAAAAGGGAGAGAGATTCTGGTTTGACAAGCTTGTTACTTTATGACACATACAGCACAACACGAAAGTCCAAATGAACCATTACCTCGGTGATTTCTTGCTTCACAGTGCTGTATTCCTCACACACTTACACTGGATTCATAAGAACCAAACACTGAAGCGTCCCAGATAATGAGAAATTTTATTTACTGTGGAGAATAAgcaatatgaaacaaaacaaccgCTATCTAATCCAGACATGATTAATTCAGGCCCAGAAAATATTTACACATGTTGAATTCAGGCTCATTAagaaggctctttttttttaattgcttgtaaaGGTCAGACTCAATGGTGATCTACTTTTTTCTCTTAGATTTTGGCAGAAAGGTCACTCATGGTTGCTAATTTACATTCGTTTATTAAAGTGGACTTCTTCTTTACCACACATGATTGAAATAAAATCCCAGCTTCCTTTCCACTGTCGCATCAGTTATTGGAATAAATTCGGACtctgcgcgtgcgtgtgtgtgtgcgtgcgtgcgtgttcgtACATCCGTTAATGTGAGATGACATCGCCATATTGATACCACGAGTTAATGTGGAGCCTGAAAACAGTTTCAGGGAATGGGTTTGATTCAAGTGCCGCCATTTTCCTCATATTTTGATCACCATCATCAACCCCATTCCAGACAGTTTTCATATTGTCCAAAATTTGCCACAATACAGTATTCATAGCAATATTCAGACAGGTTTTGTACATCAAATtatagcaaaataaaacaataccatTGACTTAGatgctttataaaaaaaaaataatagtaatactaattacatttacaataaatgtactgCTGAGACCTCCCCTGTGTTTTCAAGGTCTGTGCTGAAGCTGCTGTGGTAGATGCTTTTCAAATCAAGCTAATATTGTATGTAAAGCTCGGTTTGCAAAAGCCCCTCCAGTAGTGGCGTAGCGTGGCGGAGAGGAACAGGGGCGCGGTCTCTTTGGATGAAAATATATGGGGTGGGGGACCACAAAATttgaaaaggagaaaaatatatattgtacagtaataGAAGAAGTACAGATCGGATTTTTTCCAGTCACCGGTTAGCTGGCCAACTTCGGTTTCCTAAACGCACTTCGCGCCCCCCTCCCCGACACATGTAAGACAGTCGTGATGCTAGCCAGCGATGAGGTCTTTGAGACCTTGACTGAAATCATTTCTCAGTTTTCTCAGACTGATGAAAATGGACAGCAGTAATGGGCGCtgccacaaacaaacataatgCGCTTTGTTAAATATACACATCCCGGACGTGTTTTGGCTCACCGCATTCCCGAACGTGACCTTCAATGACGGTGGCCCAAAAGAGTCACTACTGGACTGGTGGAAGTGAGCCATGCCACAGGCCCAGTATATTTGCCTGGGTGCTGGCAACCAACGCTATGCCACTGCTCCCCAAGGAGTCGCACCAAAAGCATATTAACGTATTTATCTTATCACTTCTGCGTGGAAAATGTTGAACAAAGGTATTTATAAGCGTTGCGGTCCATCATCCATATCGTCTAGGGTCCCTCTTGCACAGTATCTTCTTGAAGGACCTGCGGAAGTCATTGTTAAAGATGGTGTAGATGATCGGGTTCAGCGCACTGTTGCAATAGCCGAACCAGAAGAAGAACTTGAAGAGGGTGTCTGGGACGGGGCACGAGTCGCACAGCGTCATCAGCATGTACGTGAAGAAGAAGGGCAACCAGCAGATGACGAACACTCCGATGACCACCGCCAGGACGAAGGTGAAGCGTTTCTCACGGTTCTGCCGGCCCTTCCACCGGCTTCCTCTGCAGCTTTTCTTCTGCACATCGCTGTCTCCTGGCTTGATTTTGCTTCTGCCCTTGGCGGCTTTCTTTTTCATAGAGCATGGATTGTTGACTTTGTGGTCAGAAGAGGACGACTCCTCAATCTCCACGCCGTTGACCTCGCCTTCTTTGCCCGCGACGCCTTCCTTCAGCTCGATGTCCTCATGCTCCTTAAGTTTCTCCGCCTCACCTGCGGCCACCCCATTCTCCTTCTGGTTGGAGGCTGCGATAGTATTCGACTTGTCCATCCGCTTCCGCTCCCCCGGTGGCACCCTTGTCCTCTTTTTGGCAATCTGGTAGATCCTGACGTAGACCAGCACCATGATGACACAGGGGAGGAAGAAGGAGCCGATGCAGGAGGAGATGACGTACCACTTGTCGTTGTTGATCTTGCAAGCTGGGTCCTCCTTGCTGTTTTCCTTCTCCATGGTGATTAGAGGCGGGAAGGAGATAACAGCTGCAATGACCCAAACGATGAAGATGATGCACTTGATGCGGCGCGGCGTCCTCTTCAGGTTGTACTCGATGGCCTGCGTGATGGACCAGTAGCGGTCCAAGCTGATAGCACAGAGGTGTGCGATGGAGGCGGTGCAGAAAAGAACATCTAGGGCCAGATAGATCTCGCACCACACCTCCCCAAAGTACCAATATCCCATGATCTCATTGGCCAAGGAGAAGGGCATCACCAGGGTAGCCACTAAAATGTCCGCCGACGCCAGGGACACCAGGAACAGGTTCTGTGGCGCCCTCAGAGCCCGGCTTGTAAACACAGCTATGACCACCAGTACGTTTCCAAACACAGTGAGCAGGATTATGATGCTCACCAGGGCCGTGAGGGGCAGGAAGATGTGCAGGCTCAAGGGGCTCACCCCTGGGAGCGTCTGGTTGGTGTCGTTGTCGAAGCCCATGGAGGCGGATTGTCCCGCTTCCCGTGCGATTAATGCCAGGTTGACAAATATCATCCACGAGGAAGCACGCAGCTAGACGCTCGACATGGGACTGACAGGAAATGAATCAGTCCTTTGGGGACAGGCTGCTCTCTCTCATGGTGCACCGACTGGTCACTGAGAAGGAGTTCTGTGCATCTGGAAACGCGAAGCAAGGGCGAACACAATCAGTTGGTGTAGATGTCAACTGACCTTTTATAATACTACAATTATCCATTATCATAACTgttttgtcacacacacacgcacagatgaATTGTCGAGGCAAGGGACAGATTTCTGAGTGTGGGATTGGGGGGCTCAGTGCCTTGCTTTTATGCTTCACAATGTACACGCTACATATGActgaaatgacaaatgaaaactAGAAGTAAGGACTAGAACACAGTGGGGAAAACAACTTTTAAGACGCTAAAGTGTACATTATTacaaaaagatgtatttttttactaTAATGTATATAGACATTGCTATATTGTATCTATTTATATGATGTAAATAACAATGTTAAAGTATGACGTCAGCGGCGTTATTTAAAAGAGCATATCATAAAGTGTAAACAACGTTACCTGAGGCGGCGGTGACCCTCCAGGTGGTCGAGTGACATTAACAACTGTCAGCTTGTAACTTCTTGAAGCGGATCATCAGGAAGCAAAGAAGATCCATCCACGAGGCGGACACCAAGTCCTTCCTGGCCGGACCACCCTCCGCGGGCGTGCGGCATGCAGTCGCGCCCAGCATTGGTGGAGCCACTAAAGCGCTAATCATGTTCTAATTGCGAGAGT containing:
- the adra2a gene encoding alpha-2A adrenergic receptor yields the protein MIFVNLALIAREAGQSASMGFDNDTNQTLPGVSPLSLHIFLPLTALVSIIILLTVFGNVLVVIAVFTSRALRAPQNLFLVSLASADILVATLVMPFSLANEIMGYWYFGEVWCEIYLALDVLFCTASIAHLCAISLDRYWSITQAIEYNLKRTPRRIKCIIFIVWVIAAVISFPPLITMEKENSKEDPACKINNDKWYVISSCIGSFFLPCVIMVLVYVRIYQIAKKRTRVPPGERKRMDKSNTIAASNQKENGVAAGEAEKLKEHEDIELKEGVAGKEGEVNGVEIEESSSSDHKVNNPCSMKKKAAKGRSKIKPGDSDVQKKSCRGSRWKGRQNREKRFTFVLAVVIGVFVICWLPFFFTYMLMTLCDSCPVPDTLFKFFFWFGYCNSALNPIIYTIFNNDFRRSFKKILCKRDPRRYG